From Watersipora subatra chromosome 2, tzWatSuba1.1, whole genome shotgun sequence, one genomic window encodes:
- the LOC137387938 gene encoding molybdenum cofactor sulfurase-like, translated as MDHSPHFPQLKDICYLDHAGATVPSSRQLEKHFRLLQSSVLGNPHSSASEGPDYVEEARQRVLEFFGTSPGEYTVIFTSGATDSIRRVGECFSYGRSGILCYLDDNHTSVLGLREYALTKGAEVCCISHDQLHLVKPTVHSNITHKQASTYTKPAATTGLFVYPAQSNFSGRKYNLDWGAQLKGGTLSVGHACADWYIMLDAASLVATSPLCLSGSDIDFVPISFYKIFGYPTGLGALLVKNTSFHKLKKVYFGGGSVEGAGVDKFFHYPRHNKSHWFEDGTLPFQQIAALQFGFDELFTSGDTAGGMKAISTHTYQLAKLAHDTLQSLEHFNGSKLVHIYCDSEFRDQRLQGPILAFNLTRSNGEHIGYNEVQTMAGLYKIHLRTGCFCNIGACQKLLGISTQQLHDNHQLGHRCGDSVDLINGQPTGAVRASFGYMSTIEDVQTLVRFIRECFCETLDQSYSVSSQVDAPVQEETRDITLCSLQLFPVKSCASYKVEDWPLSESGLLYDRAWAIIDSNDRCLTLKRNPDLRKIKPSIDLDRKQLILSAEGFDEQAVAIDELHEEILCNRVHMQTCSVKICGKMVETLDCGKEASLWISDVLALTGCRLVRQLSNQSLANDSQYLLISRDSVESLCDYITDQMNCSAIVEEVAERFRANLMVSGCQPDEESKWSHIQIGQHMFKCIGECERCSLISIDYDTGEMTKEPLRSLTTRKGAKPTFGIHVVNTNFKQGRLKVGDVFHTVD; from the exons ATGGACCACAGCCCGCACTTCCCTCAACTAAAAG ATATCTGCTATCTGGACCATGCAGGAGCCACAGTGCCTTCTTCGCGACAGCTAGAGAAACACTTTAGACTTCTTCAATCTTCTGTTCTCGGAAATCCCCATAGTTCTGCATCAGAAGGGCCTGATTATGTAGAGGAGGCCAGGCAAAG GGTGCTGGAGTTCTTTGGAACTAGTCCTGGAGAGTACACTGTGATATTCACATCCGGTGCTACTGATTCTATTCGGAGGGTTGGAGAGTGTTTTAGCTATGGACGTAGTGGGATTCTTTGCTATCTAGACGATAACCATACATCAGTGCTTGGTCTCCGAGAGTATGCTTTGACAAAGGGAGCTGAAGTCTGCTGCATCTCACATGATCAGCTCCATCTTGTCAAACCAACTGTGCACA GTAATATAACTCATAAGCAAGCCTCAACATACACGAAGCCTGCAGCAACAACAGGTCTCTTCGTCTATCCTGCACAGTCCAATTTCAGTGGCAGGAAATACAACTTAGACTGGGGAGCTCAGCTTAAAGGTGGCACCCTCTCCGTAGGACATGCATGCGCTGATTGGTACATTATGTTGGATGCTGCCTCCCTAGTGGCGACATCACCTCTCTGTCTATCCGGCAGCGATATAGACTTTGTACCTATCTCTTTCTATAAGATATTTGGCTATCCAACAGGTTTGG GAGCATTACTCGTTAAGAACACGTCATTCCACAAGCTGAAAAAAGTCTACTTTGGTGGAGGCTCAGTGGAAGGCGCTGGAGTGGACAAGTTTTTCCATTATCCCCGACACAATAAGAGTCACTG GTTCGAAGATGGCACCCTACCATTCCAGCAAATTGCAGCCCTACAGTTCGGCTTTGATGAACTCTTTACTAGCGGAG ATACTGCAGGTGGCATGAAAGCAATATCTACCCACACCTATCAGCTGGCTAAGTTGGCACATGACACCCTTCAGTCTCTCGAACATTTCAACGGTTCTAAACTAGTGCATATCTACTGTGACAGTGAATTCAGGGACCAGAGGCTGCAAGGCCCCATACTTGCGTTTAACCTCACCAGGAGTAATGGAGAACACATAGGCTACAACGAG GTGCAGACAATGGCAGGCCTCTATAAAATCCATCTTCGTACGGGTTGTTTCTGTAATATTGGTGCCTGCCAGAAGCTGTTGGGCATATCCACCCAGCAGCTGCATGACAACCATCAG CTGGGCCACAGGTGCGGAGACTCAGTAGACTTGATAAATGGGCAGCCAACTGGGGCAGTGAGGGCCTCATTTGGTTACATGTCGACCATCGAAGATGTACAGACTCTTGTTCGCTTTATTAGAGAGTGTTTCTGCGAAACTCTCGACCAATCTT ATTCTGTATCCAGCCAAGTAGATGCACCCGTGCAAGAGGAAACAAGGGACATAACTCTTTGTTCATTGCAGCTGTTCCCTGTCAAGTCCTGTGCTTCGTATAAG GTGGAAGATTGGCCACTGAGCGAGTCAGGGCTATTGTATGATAGAGCCTGGGCTATAATTGACTCTAATGACCGCTGCCTAACCTTAAAGCGTAATCCAGACCTCCGCAAGATAAAACCTTCAATAGATCTGGATAGGAAGCAGCTCATTCTCTCAGCAGAAG GGTTTGATGAGCAGGCGGTAGCTATCGATGAACTTCATGAAGAGATACTGTGCAACCGAGTTCACATGCAAACATGTTCTGTGAAGATCTGTGGGAAGAT GGTAGAGACGTTAGATTGTGGAAAGGAAGCCTCCCTCTGGATTTCAGATGTGCTTGCCCTCACAGGTTGCCGATTGGTTCGGCAATTGTCAA ACCAAAGTCTAGCCAATGACTCTCAGTACCTGCTGATATCGAGGGACTCTGTGGAATCCCTTTGTGACTATATAACTGACCAGATGAACTGCTCTGCCATCG TTGAAGAGGTTGCTGAGAGGTTTAGAGCTAACCTAATGGTTTCTGGCTGCCAGCCTGATGAGGAGTCCAAATGGTCACATATACAAATAGGGCAGCACATGTTTAAG TGCATCGGAGAGTGTGAGAGATGTAGCCTTATATCTATTGATTATGATACGGGAGAGATGACAAAAGAGCCCCTTAGATCTTTGACCACAAGAAAAGGAGCAAAG CCCACTTTTGGCAT